One window of the Candidatus Jettenia sp. genome contains the following:
- a CDS encoding tetratricopeptide repeat protein codes for MGMIGRNLPIITIAGIVFCISITGCSKKEASEGINANEDVVLEGSSDTQEVKKEVKLPEKMTAAEYYNYGLEHIKKGSFDAAIAAWEKAIELDPTMVNAYEKLGKAYYTLGKFDKAGEVYRKELKLKPEDPMIYFSLGVVYRMNEQFEDAVNMQMRALELKPKLASAYNELGLTYCKQKRLDEAIAAHKKALELDPKLGTAHNYLGVVYLLKGMSDEAEEAFNEFKKYEAGKSMPPSHGAPSSH; via the coding sequence ATGGGGATGATTGGAAGAAATTTACCAATAATAACAATTGCCGGTATAGTGTTCTGTATATCTATAACCGGGTGTAGTAAAAAAGAGGCATCTGAAGGTATTAATGCAAATGAAGATGTCGTATTAGAAGGATCTTCAGATACTCAGGAAGTAAAAAAAGAGGTTAAGCTTCCGGAGAAAATGACGGCAGCAGAGTATTATAATTATGGATTAGAGCATATCAAAAAAGGCAGCTTTGACGCAGCGATTGCTGCATGGGAGAAAGCAATCGAGCTTGATCCGACCATGGTTAATGCCTATGAAAAACTTGGAAAGGCATATTACACCTTAGGAAAATTTGATAAAGCCGGAGAGGTGTATAGAAAAGAACTGAAGTTAAAACCCGAAGATCCGATGATATACTTTAGCTTAGGCGTTGTTTATCGCATGAATGAGCAGTTTGAGGATGCAGTAAATATGCAGATGCGGGCTTTGGAATTAAAGCCTAAACTTGCCTCAGCTTATAATGAGCTTGGTTTAACATACTGTAAGCAAAAAAGATTGGATGAGGCTATTGCTGCTCATAAAAAAGCCCTTGAACTGGATCCGAAACTAGGAACGGCGCATAACTATTTAGGTGTTGTTTACCTGTTAAAAGGGATGAGTGACGAGGCTGAAGAGGCATTCAACGAATTCAAAAAATATGAGGCAGGTAAAAGTATGCCTCCATCGCACGGCGCTCCTTCTTCACATTAA
- a CDS encoding polyprenyl synthetase family protein, with translation MSIDESIKTYGAKIDQLLQELIPPHKKNYLSEPIWHHLYTGGKRVRPAICLITCEALGGNTKDAIPFALAVEAMHNMFLMHDDIEDGDTIRRDQPTVWMKYGIAHAINAGDYLLACAYKSILASSVSLEKKIKLLQVLTLTYGKTVEGQAIDIGARASEDFSVDNYMQMVELKTGYYLACGMVGGAIVSGASEEVVEKIWMLGKTMGPAFQIRDDLIDMTHGKGRGGVIGSDVKEGKASFLYSYTLQVACADDKKCLRDIMLKPRDETTDNDIKWVLDIYKKYHAIQYAQDYAEDLVKQAYKTIDEIPVENKTVFKEIASFMAQRMS, from the coding sequence ATGTCGATCGATGAATCAATTAAAACCTATGGTGCAAAAATAGATCAATTATTACAGGAGTTAATACCCCCTCATAAAAAAAATTATTTAAGCGAGCCTATATGGCATCACCTGTATACAGGAGGGAAAAGGGTGAGACCTGCCATATGTTTAATTACCTGTGAGGCATTGGGGGGAAATACAAAAGATGCAATACCCTTTGCTCTTGCCGTCGAGGCTATGCATAATATGTTTCTTATGCATGATGATATTGAAGATGGGGATACGATAAGACGCGATCAGCCTACCGTGTGGATGAAATACGGTATAGCTCATGCGATAAACGCAGGAGATTACCTTCTTGCCTGCGCGTATAAAAGTATCCTGGCGAGTTCTGTATCATTGGAAAAAAAGATAAAATTATTACAGGTGCTCACGTTGACTTATGGGAAAACAGTTGAGGGGCAGGCAATAGATATTGGCGCAAGGGCATCGGAGGATTTCTCAGTCGATAACTACATGCAAATGGTCGAGCTTAAGACGGGGTATTATCTTGCTTGTGGTATGGTCGGTGGGGCTATAGTATCGGGTGCTTCAGAAGAGGTTGTTGAAAAGATATGGATGTTGGGAAAGACAATGGGACCTGCATTTCAAATCCGCGATGATCTCATTGATATGACTCATGGAAAGGGACGGGGAGGGGTGATTGGCTCCGATGTGAAAGAAGGCAAGGCAAGCTTTTTATATTCCTATACGTTGCAAGTTGCTTGCGCGGATGATAAAAAATGCTTGCGCGACATTATGTTAAAACCTAGAGATGAAACAACCGATAATGATATAAAATGGGTACTGGATATATACAAAAAATATCATGCTATACAATATGCTCAGGATTATGCGGAAGATCTCGTAAAGCAGGCTTATAAGACTATTGATGAGATTCCTGTTGAAAACAAAACAGTATTTAAAGAAATCGCATCTTTCATGGCACAGCGAATGTCCTAG
- the efp gene encoding elongation factor P — protein MVSATEIKRGTVIKMDGELYLVVDYQHVTPGNWRGMVQAKLKSLKQGSVVQKRFRSTDKLEDVFLEHRTMEYLYKDGENYCFMDTENYEQILLPKEAVEDAIPYMTLNSQARIAFYEGKAISVELPTSVVLKIIETDPGKKGDTVVNVYKPAKLETGLVVKVPLFINSGERIKVDTRTGEFLGRE, from the coding sequence TTGGTAAGCGCTACAGAAATTAAAAGGGGTACCGTGATTAAAATGGACGGTGAATTATACCTCGTAGTTGACTATCAGCACGTGACCCCTGGAAACTGGCGGGGTATGGTACAGGCCAAGTTAAAGAGTCTAAAGCAGGGGAGTGTGGTTCAGAAGAGGTTTCGGTCTACCGATAAACTGGAGGATGTATTCCTGGAGCATCGCACGATGGAATATCTTTATAAAGATGGTGAAAATTATTGCTTTATGGATACAGAAAATTATGAGCAAATATTATTACCGAAAGAAGCAGTAGAAGATGCCATTCCTTATATGACCTTAAACAGCCAGGCAAGGATAGCTTTTTATGAGGGTAAAGCTATTTCCGTAGAATTGCCAACATCGGTTGTTTTAAAAATTATCGAAACAGATCCGGGTAAAAAAGGGGACACGGTAGTGAATGTCTATAAGCCTGCAAAGTTAGAGACAGGACTTGTCGTAAAGGTCCCGTTATTTATCAATAGTGGTGAGAGAATTAAAGTAGATACAAGGACGGGTGAATTTCTCGGGCGGGAATAG
- the hemW gene encoding radical SAM family heme chaperone HemW, with product MVSESRVVDRYLHALSKELDTLASQYTFTTIYIGGGTPSLLSEIQLEELLRSVNRYNPTPQTQEYTVEANPGTLTADKVNLLKEYAVNRVSLGIQSFQDRQLQFLGRIHSSDDARNAFTLLRNAGFKNINIDLIFGCPEQTLNDWKKDLEIAIALNPEHISTYALTYEEETPLTRDLKNKIIRKLDEYTELEMYKTAIEYLTLNGYNHYEISNFAKSGYECSHNYVYWRNTSYVGVGAGAHSFIDGIRMSNEKDVFRYIHGMHENKDVKSFRECLPQDHFVSETVIMALRLRQGITNTDFYKRFGSAIQDQFGDTISILRKAGLVSYDDERLKLTEKGLFVADTVMAEFIYI from the coding sequence ATGGTATCGGAATCACGCGTAGTTGACCGCTATCTTCACGCCCTTAGCAAGGAATTAGATACCTTAGCATCCCAATATACATTTACTACTATCTATATAGGAGGGGGAACACCAAGCCTCTTATCTGAAATTCAATTAGAAGAACTCCTTCGCAGCGTCAACCGTTATAATCCAACGCCTCAAACACAGGAGTATACTGTTGAAGCTAATCCGGGTACGCTGACGGCAGATAAGGTAAACTTATTAAAGGAGTATGCAGTGAACCGTGTAAGTCTTGGTATACAGTCATTTCAGGATAGACAGCTACAATTCCTCGGCCGTATCCATTCAAGCGATGATGCGAGAAACGCCTTTACCTTGTTAAGAAATGCAGGCTTTAAGAATATTAATATCGATTTAATATTTGGATGTCCGGAACAGACTCTTAATGACTGGAAGAAAGATTTAGAAATTGCAATTGCATTGAACCCCGAACATATATCGACGTATGCCCTTACCTATGAGGAGGAAACGCCACTTACCAGGGATTTAAAGAATAAGATTATTCGTAAACTGGATGAATATACAGAGTTAGAGATGTACAAAACGGCCATAGAGTATTTAACCCTGAATGGTTATAACCACTATGAGATCTCAAACTTTGCAAAAAGCGGATATGAATGCTCTCACAATTATGTTTATTGGAGGAATACAAGCTATGTGGGTGTGGGGGCAGGGGCGCACTCTTTTATTGACGGTATAAGGATGTCGAACGAAAAAGATGTGTTTCGTTATATTCATGGAATGCATGAGAATAAAGATGTAAAATCCTTTCGTGAATGTTTACCACAAGATCATTTTGTATCTGAAACCGTTATTATGGCCTTACGATTACGGCAAGGCATAACAAATACAGATTTTTATAAGCGGTTTGGCTCTGCTATACAAGATCAATTTGGAGATACTATAAGCATATTACGAAAGGCTGGATTGGTAAGTTATGATGATGAGAGATTGAAGCTTACAGAAAAAGGATTATTTGTCGCAGATACAGTAATGGCAGAATTTATATACATTTAG
- a CDS encoding glycosyltransferase family 2 protein, whose protein sequence is MDENRILVAIPVFNEIDVYDIIQKIKNLSLDIVVIDDGSSDEFRENLMHIEDIHMIIHARNLGYGKTIIDAFTFAINKGYDYVVTIDGDGQHEPEQIPLFLKEIPFYNYDILSGSRYFIPTKIGKEVPKDRYLINKEITKILNCITRFHITDAFCGFKAYKVKKLKVMHLTEYGYGMPLQLWIQAWKLGLRVKEIPVKLIYKDPKRNFKGILENPNTRLRYYKDIIKKELACLHQHNAATRRGRQRVSF, encoded by the coding sequence ATGGATGAAAACAGAATCCTTGTAGCCATACCTGTCTTTAATGAAATTGATGTGTACGACATCATTCAAAAAATCAAGAACCTTTCTCTTGATATTGTAGTGATAGATGACGGTTCATCTGATGAGTTCCGCGAGAACTTAATGCATATCGAAGATATACACATGATTATCCATGCAAGAAATCTCGGATATGGCAAGACGATCATAGATGCATTTACCTTTGCAATAAACAAGGGATATGATTATGTAGTAACGATTGATGGCGATGGACAACATGAACCAGAGCAGATACCACTATTTTTAAAGGAAATTCCCTTTTACAACTATGATATTTTATCCGGATCCCGATATTTTATCCCTACGAAAATAGGAAAAGAGGTTCCCAAAGACCGATATCTCATCAATAAAGAGATTACAAAGATTTTAAATTGTATAACCCGTTTTCATATAACAGATGCATTTTGTGGTTTTAAAGCTTACAAAGTTAAAAAGTTGAAGGTAATGCATTTAACAGAGTATGGATACGGTATGCCATTACAGTTATGGATTCAAGCATGGAAGCTAGGCTTGCGGGTAAAAGAGATACCTGTTAAACTTATTTACAAAGATCCCAAAAGAAATTTTAAAGGTATTTTGGAAAACCCCAATACAAGATTACGCTATTATAAAGATATTATAAAGAAAGAACTCGCCTGTCTCCATCAACATAATGCAGCAACGCGGAGAGGAAGACAGAGGGTTAGCTTTTAA
- a CDS encoding bifunctional 5,10-methylenetetrahydrofolate dehydrogenase/5,10-methenyltetrahydrofolate cyclohydrolase, which translates to MSAKIIDGEFVAEKIREPLIEEISMLRKKGIFPHVKAVQVGENVASHLYIQNQKKQCEAIGITYTVDELTADTREEALVEHIKRLNNDPHVTGIILQIPLPDGLDVKKVHRIIAPHKDVEGTNPANIGELVYGNKKRIVPCTAMAAVELIKSVGVEIRGKEATIVGRSAMVGKPVSLLLLDLSATPTICHSGTKDLSAQTKKADILVAAVGKAELIKGDMIKPGAIVIDVGINHVKEFDVQGNSVMSKNDKPKMKITGDVEFRTAKEVASYITPVPGGVEPVTMAILLRNTMEASKMSVNY; encoded by the coding sequence ATGTCGGCGAAAATCATTGATGGTGAATTTGTTGCTGAAAAGATTCGGGAACCATTGATTGAAGAGATCAGCATGTTAAGGAAAAAAGGCATCTTTCCCCATGTAAAAGCTGTTCAAGTGGGTGAAAATGTAGCATCGCACCTGTATATCCAAAATCAGAAAAAACAATGTGAGGCGATAGGCATTACCTACACCGTGGATGAGCTGACAGCCGATACGAGAGAAGAAGCTCTCGTTGAACATATAAAAAGATTAAATAACGATCCTCATGTGACAGGAATTATCCTGCAAATACCATTGCCTGATGGCTTAGATGTAAAAAAGGTACACAGGATAATTGCTCCTCACAAAGACGTGGAGGGAACAAATCCTGCCAATATAGGCGAGCTTGTTTATGGCAATAAAAAAAGGATTGTACCGTGTACAGCTATGGCTGCCGTAGAACTTATTAAATCGGTAGGCGTAGAGATCAGGGGAAAAGAAGCGACAATTGTTGGCCGTAGCGCCATGGTGGGAAAGCCAGTTAGTTTACTATTGTTGGATCTGTCCGCGACGCCTACCATATGCCACTCAGGCACGAAAGATCTTTCTGCCCAAACGAAAAAGGCTGATATTTTAGTTGCAGCTGTTGGAAAGGCAGAACTTATTAAAGGGGATATGATAAAACCAGGGGCAATTGTGATAGATGTTGGGATTAACCATGTAAAAGAGTTTGATGTGCAGGGAAACTCTGTTATGAGTAAAAACGATAAACCGAAGATGAAGATTACAGGCGATGTTGAGTTCAGAACAGCGAAGGAAGTTGCCTCATATATAACACCTGTCCCCGGCGGAGTCGAACCAGTAACCATGGCTATATTATTAAGGAATACTATGGAAGCATCAAAAATGAGTGTAAATTATTAA
- the ispH gene encoding 4-hydroxy-3-methylbut-2-enyl diphosphate reductase, with translation MRVKVAKTAGFCMGVRRAMDTLLDAANEKNGDGKVYTDGPLIHNPQVLEYLEKRGIQIVNGQTDLSKSTVIIRAHGITPSRRKEIEQTGAKVCDATCPHVMRVQSIIKKYAAQGYSTVIVGDKGHAEVIGLLGYAEGKGYVVQELEEIEHLPPMDKVCIVAQTTQDRRMFKEAIERLKKRYSHCESFETICSSTYKRQDEVINLTKSVDAMIVVGGRGSANTTRLVKICESQGTPTIHVETDAELDLDKLKDYDTVGVTAGASTPNWMIKRVVEKVHSYKVNRYERFLFGIKSIASFFVGSCIFVGLGAASLSYASAALLGIEPRLHFCLIAALFIFSMQVLNHFSNKEAVALNEPVRAKLYEKKQNLFIGLGIAGAVASFVLGFIISKPIFFCIFLASLFGIFYRLEIIPKKLSRIIRYRSLEQIPGSKEIFYGIAWGVSTALIPFLGMRRSFMPSLSIAIAFTFSIAFIRAVVLDIRDIQGDRILGKETIPIAIGKERTKTILIIITALIAILLSVSPPLGWTTSLGYYLLPCIAYAYGYQYLFYKRIVFEGLLLETIADFNFILAGIIAFLWKSNYL, from the coding sequence TTGAGAGTAAAAGTCGCTAAAACTGCTGGGTTTTGTATGGGCGTCCGAAGGGCGATGGACACCCTTTTAGACGCTGCAAATGAAAAAAACGGTGATGGTAAGGTTTATACCGATGGACCTCTTATCCACAATCCGCAGGTACTCGAATATTTAGAAAAAAGAGGAATCCAAATTGTTAATGGGCAGACGGATCTCTCGAAGAGTACGGTTATTATAAGGGCGCATGGTATTACACCCAGCCGCAGAAAAGAGATCGAACAGACGGGCGCAAAGGTCTGTGATGCTACGTGTCCTCATGTAATGAGAGTCCAATCAATAATTAAAAAATATGCTGCACAAGGATATTCAACGGTAATCGTAGGGGATAAGGGACATGCTGAGGTTATCGGCTTACTGGGGTATGCAGAAGGGAAAGGATACGTTGTACAGGAATTAGAAGAAATTGAACATCTTCCGCCTATGGATAAGGTGTGTATTGTAGCCCAGACAACTCAGGACAGACGGATGTTTAAGGAGGCGATAGAAAGGCTCAAGAAACGTTATTCTCATTGTGAGTCATTTGAGACTATTTGCAGTTCCACGTATAAACGGCAAGACGAGGTTATCAACCTTACCAAATCTGTGGATGCCATGATTGTTGTTGGCGGAAGAGGAAGCGCCAACACCACACGGCTTGTTAAAATATGCGAGTCTCAGGGAACTCCGACAATTCATGTAGAAACTGATGCAGAGCTGGACCTCGATAAGCTGAAAGATTATGATACCGTCGGTGTAACGGCAGGCGCTTCAACCCCTAACTGGATGATCAAAAGAGTCGTTGAAAAGGTGCATTCATATAAAGTTAACCGATATGAGAGATTTTTATTTGGTATAAAAAGTATTGCCAGTTTTTTCGTCGGAAGTTGCATCTTTGTAGGACTTGGAGCTGCGAGTCTCAGTTACGCAAGTGCTGCTTTACTGGGAATTGAACCCAGATTACATTTTTGTTTGATTGCAGCGTTATTTATATTCTCCATGCAAGTCCTTAATCACTTCTCCAATAAAGAAGCCGTGGCGCTGAATGAGCCGGTAAGGGCAAAATTATACGAAAAAAAGCAGAATCTTTTCATCGGTCTTGGTATCGCCGGAGCAGTGGCATCTTTTGTTTTAGGCTTTATCATCAGCAAACCCATTTTTTTCTGTATTTTCCTTGCCAGTCTCTTTGGCATTTTCTACCGGTTGGAAATAATACCAAAGAAATTATCCCGTATTATCAGGTACAGAAGTCTTGAACAAATACCTGGCTCAAAAGAGATCTTTTACGGAATTGCCTGGGGTGTCAGCACAGCCCTGATACCGTTTCTCGGAATGAGAAGAAGTTTTATGCCTTCACTCTCCATCGCTATCGCATTTACCTTCAGCATCGCATTTATCAGAGCAGTGGTTCTTGATATACGAGATATCCAGGGTGATCGTATCCTGGGGAAAGAGACGATTCCTATTGCAATCGGAAAGGAACGAACAAAGACGATTCTCATCATCATTACTGCATTAATAGCGATTTTATTATCCGTAAGCCCGCCTCTTGGATGGACAACTAGCCTGGGATATTATTTACTCCCCTGTATTGCATATGCTTATGGATATCAATATCTATTTTATAAACGCATTGTTTTCGAAGGATTACTCCTTGAGACTATTGCAGATTTCAACTTTATCTTAGCTGGTATTATTGCTTTTCTATGGAAATCCAATTATCTTTAA
- a CDS encoding DUF502 domain-containing protein has protein sequence MEEKTQGIFAQFKKDIRKRMLTGLLLILPVYVTFFVVKFLFSFVGGTLAPIIKKILQLYGVALPRSSVDEFIITFLGLILTFISLYFIGIFAANFVGKAIINYFENLLTRTPIVRNIYSSVKQIIHSISLPGKQAFKRVVLIDFPKEGTKSIGFVTGTTEYNHGKKLINVFIPTTPNPTTGFLIYTTEDLVTDTNLTVEEAFKTLFSGGVLTPADITSAFRKADIQNKG, from the coding sequence ATGGAAGAAAAAACACAAGGGATATTCGCTCAATTTAAAAAAGATATCAGGAAAAGGATGTTAACAGGATTACTGTTAATCCTGCCTGTGTATGTTACCTTCTTTGTTGTAAAATTCCTTTTCAGCTTTGTAGGAGGCACCCTTGCTCCGATCATAAAAAAAATATTACAACTTTACGGTGTTGCCTTGCCGAGAAGCTCTGTCGATGAATTTATTATTACGTTTCTTGGGCTTATCCTTACCTTTATATCATTATACTTTATCGGTATTTTTGCAGCTAATTTTGTCGGTAAAGCCATTATCAATTATTTTGAAAATTTGTTAACAAGAACCCCTATCGTTCGAAATATATATTCATCAGTAAAACAAATAATTCACTCAATAAGCTTGCCTGGCAAGCAAGCCTTTAAACGTGTAGTCCTTATAGATTTTCCGAAAGAAGGCACAAAATCAATCGGATTTGTTACCGGTACTACAGAATATAACCACGGGAAAAAACTTATAAACGTGTTTATTCCAACGACACCAAATCCGACAACAGGATTTTTGATATATACTACGGAAGACTTAGTTACCGATACCAACCTTACCGTAGAAGAGGCGTTTAAAACGCTCTTCTCAGGTGGTGTTCTGACACCTGCTGACATAACATCGGCATTTAGAAAAGCGGATATTCAGAATAAGGGTTAA
- a CDS encoding tyrosine-type recombinase/integrase, producing MAVRFRKYFQQCKPIPCNGRQGKSYCPGDRPKRVNGDYKSCGVWCIEFFDDNKEWQSLTFKDIRNKSDAEKRLTLFISDRERGQLNLPKKKAIPTLAEYSKTYLELHKTAKENTLVSKRTSVNAIIRHIGELRLDKITPFIIEKYRIDRKKLDGVKESSINLDVIILTHIFNTAIKTGLIDKNPCKEVKRFKITQQRDRILSESEVGLIFDRLTGKDRLMVLTSLFTGMRLGEVLRLKWSDIDFSKGLITFTQSKTGKLVAIPLSNYLATEMQGYKETQGNDTIFEDRAITRLVVTSYSQHFNKLFKSIGIDNFSFHSLRHCFASISSDTGSDIVTTKELLGHSDVSMTMRYSHKQLDAKRNAIERMTDHILGMSKEKVLPLVAQ from the coding sequence ATGGCAGTTAGATTCAGAAAGTATTTCCAGCAATGCAAGCCTATTCCATGCAACGGCAGACAAGGCAAGAGCTATTGTCCAGGTGATCGGCCAAAGAGGGTTAATGGTGATTACAAGTCCTGTGGCGTATGGTGTATTGAGTTCTTCGATGATAATAAAGAATGGCAATCTCTTACCTTCAAGGACATACGGAATAAGTCAGATGCAGAAAAGCGACTTACCTTGTTTATCTCAGATCGTGAGAGAGGACAATTGAACTTACCTAAGAAGAAAGCTATTCCTACCTTAGCAGAGTATTCAAAGACCTATCTGGAGTTACACAAGACGGCCAAAGAAAACACTTTGGTATCAAAACGAACGTCAGTAAATGCTATTATTCGGCATATCGGAGAACTTCGGCTTGATAAGATAACACCCTTTATCATTGAAAAATACAGGATTGACCGTAAAAAGCTCGATGGTGTTAAAGAATCTAGCATCAATCTGGATGTTATTATCCTTACGCATATCTTTAATACAGCAATCAAGACAGGGCTTATAGATAAAAATCCATGCAAAGAGGTAAAACGATTTAAGATCACACAACAAAGAGATAGGATATTGTCGGAGTCAGAAGTTGGCTTAATCTTTGATCGGCTAACAGGTAAAGATCGCCTAATGGTGCTGACCAGTTTATTTACTGGCATGCGTCTCGGTGAGGTGCTACGTCTGAAGTGGTCTGATATTGATTTCTCCAAAGGTCTGATTACCTTCACACAGAGCAAAACAGGTAAGCTTGTAGCAATTCCGCTATCGAACTATCTGGCAACAGAGATGCAGGGCTATAAGGAAACTCAAGGCAATGATACTATTTTTGAGGATAGAGCTATTACCAGGCTTGTTGTAACTTCATACAGCCAGCATTTCAATAAGCTGTTTAAGAGTATCGGAATTGATAACTTCTCATTCCATAGCCTGAGACATTGCTTTGCCTCAATATCCAGCGATACAGGATCAGACATTGTTACCACCAAAGAGTTATTAGGCCATTCAGATGTTAGCATGACCATGAGGTATAGCCACAAACAACTAGATGCAAAGAGGAATGCTATAGAGAGAATGACAGATCATATCTTAGGCATGAGTAAAGAGAAGGTATTACCCTTAGTTGCTCAATAA